A window from Setaria italica strain Yugu1 chromosome VIII, Setaria_italica_v2.0, whole genome shotgun sequence encodes these proteins:
- the LOC101774425 gene encoding uncharacterized protein LOC101774425: MPPPPPESADPGLEECLRLLEAVPAAAASSPAFRRHWPSISASLAALSAALASPAFPPSAPLLAPLAAALGALMSAATDAPRLAASLAQLAADARLLATPAPPPSAGAAAGADSGADALISRLRLGSAASRATALEELAGTAAALPESGAVVPHLCRALESGGAGAEHACAALLPLTAASRDASAAVAARGGVAALLAACAGGTPAAQAAAAGVLRNLAAFPDLLPWFRDEGALPLLLQLVSLGTPRAQELALGCLQNLTAGDGDEGQRLKVEAFQEGALACVKDFLDAAAATSRIAVSAQFAAHVAAALGSDRSPTRTEAALALAELCGNSAGKSRHEVEDAVPRLVWMLEAKAVSERDAAARALAALLAASGACRKLFRKDERGIANAVQLLDPAGARGVDRRYPVTVLLAVAQSRRCRKQMVAAGACGFLQGLMTAEVDGAKKLAECLGKGKMLGVFPRT, translated from the exons atgccgccgccgccgccggagtccgCGGACCCCGGCCTCGAGGAGTGCCTCCGGCTGCTGGAGGCggtgccggccgccgcggcgtcctcccCGGCCTTCCGCCGCCACTGGCCGTCCatctccgcctcgctcgccgcGCTGTCTGCCGCCCTCGCCAGCCCCGCGTTCCCCCCCAGCGCGCCGCTGCTCGCGCCCCTCGCGGCCGCGCTCGGCGCGCTGATGTCCGCCGCCACGGACGCGCCGAGGCTCG CCGCCTCGCTCGcccagctcgccgccgacgcgcgcCTCCTCGCCACGCCGGCGCCAcccccctccgccggcgccgccgccggagctgatTCCGGCGCGGACGCGCTGATCTCCCGGCTCCGCCTGGGCTCCGCGGCGTCCCGCGCCACCGCGCTGGAGGAGCTGGCGggcaccgcggcggcgctcccg GAGTCCGGCGCCGTGGTGCCCCACCTTTGCCGCGCGCTGGagtccggcggcgcgggcgcggagcACGCGTGCGCGGCGCTGCTCCCGCTGACGGCGGCCTCGCGGGACGCctcggccgccgtggccgcgcgcggcggggtggcggcgctCCTCGCGGCCTGCGCGGGCGGGACGCCCGCCGCgcaggccgcggcggccggggtgCTCCGCAACCTCGCGGCCTTCCCGGACCTCCTCCCGTGGTTCCGCGACGAGGgcgcgctgccgctgctgctccagCTGGTCTCCCTCGGCACCCCGCGCGCGCAGGAGCTGGCGCTCGGGTGCCTACAGAAcctcaccgccggcgacggcgacgagggccaGAGGCTCAAGGTCGAGGCCTTCCAGGAGGGCGCGCTCGCTTGCGTCAAGGActtcctcgacgccgccgcggcgacaaGCCGG ATCGCCGTGTCCGCCCAATTCGCCgcgcacgtcgccgccgcgctgggcAGCGACCGGTCCCCCACCCGCACCGAGGCCGCCCTGGCGCTCGCCGAGCTCTGCGGCAACTCCGCCGGCAAGTCGAGGCACGAGGTGGAGGACGCCGTCCCGCGGCTGGTGTGGATGCTGGAGGCCAAGGCCGTGTCCGagcgcgacgccgcggcgcgcgcgctggcggcgctcctcgccgcgtCGGGCGCGTGCCGGAAGCTGTTCCGGAAGGACGAGCGTGGCATCGCGAACGCCGTCCAGCTCCTCGACCCGGCGGGCGCACGGGGCGTCGACCGGCGGTACCCCGTGACGGTGCTGCTGGCGGTGGCACAGTCCCGGCGGTGCCGGAAGCAGAtggtggccgccggcgcgtgCGGGTTCCTGCAGGGCCTGATGACGGCGGAGGTCGACGGCGCCAAGAAgctcgccgagtgcctgggaaAGGGGAAGATGCTCGGCGTGTTCCCGCGGACGTGA
- the LOC101773755 gene encoding transport inhibitor response 1-like protein Os11g0515500, whose translation MAYFPEEVVEQILGNVTSHRDRNAASLVCRAWYHIERRSRRSVLISNCYAVHPERVHVRFPSMRSLSVKGKPHFADFDLVPAGWGAMADPWVDSCARACPGLEELRLKRMVVTDECLKLIAGSFTNFKSLVLVSCEGFSTAGLATIAANCRFLKELDLQESVVKHRGHHWLNCFPKTSTSLESLNFACLAGEVNAYALERLVARSPNLKRLRLNRAVPFDVLSRILGSTPKLEDLGTGSFARGNHPAGYGSLFAAFAKCSSLKSLSGFWDATGLFLQRIFSVCKDLTCLNLSYAPSIQSTNLISIIRRCTKLHVLWLLDNIGDEGLKVVAMSCPDLQELRVFPDNSNATTVTEEGLVAISSGCRKLQSVLYFCNRMTNAALITIAKNCPQLTSFRLCILELSSADAVTGLPLDEGFGAIVQSCKGLRRLSMSGLLTDCVFLYIGMYAEKLEMLSVAFAGGTDDGMVYVLNGCKNLKKLEIRDSPFGDTALLAGVDRYEAMRSLWMSSCNITLGACKTLAASMPSVNVEVINEAGASINEVDEDASNAKKVEKLYLYRTIAGPRGDTPGFVSIL comes from the exons ATGGCATACTTCCCGGAGGAAGTAGTGGAGCAGATCCTTGGCAATGTAACCTCGCACCGGGACCGCAACGCCGCGTCGCTGGTGTGCCGGGCATGGTACCACATTGAGCGCCGTAGCCGCCGCTCGGTGCTTATAAGCAACTGCTATGCAGTGCACCCAGAGCGTGTACATGTGCGGTTCCCCAGCATGCGCTCGCTGAGCGTGAAAGGCAAACCGCACTTTGCTGACTTCGACCTTGTCCCTGCGGGGTGGGGCGCCATGGCTGATCCATGGGTGGACTCATGTGCCCGTGCGTGCCCTGGCCTTGAGGAGCTCCGGCTGAAGCGGATGGTTGTGACTGATGAGTGCCTCAAGCTGATTGCTGGCTCTTTTACCAACTTTAAATCACTTGTCCTTGTCAGCTGCGAGGGGTTTAGCACTGCCGGGCTTGCTACTATCGCCGCCAATTGCAG GTTTCTTAAGGAACTGGACTTACAAGAGAGTGTTGTGAAACATCGAGGCCATCATTGGCTTAATTGTTTTCCCAAGACTTCTACATCACTAGAATCCTTGAATTTTGCTTGCTTGGCTGGGGAGGTGAATGCTTATGCATTGGAGAGACTTGTTGCAAGGAGTCCGAATCTTAAAAGGTTAAGGTTGAATCGTGCTGTTCCATTTGATGTTTTGTCCAGAATACTTGGTAGCACACCTAAGCTGGAGGATTTAGGAACAGGATCTTTTGCAAGAGGCAATCACCCTGCTGGATATGGCAGTCTATTTGCTGCTTTCGCAAAATGCAGTTCACTAAAGAGTTTATCCGGTTTTTGGGACGCTACGGGCTTATTTCTTCAAAGAATTTTTTCTGTTTGCAAGGACCTTACATGCTTGAATCTCAGTTATGCTCCATCGATTCAAAGTACCAATCTTATCAGTATTATTCGTCGGTGTACGAAACTCCATGTCTTATGG CTGTTGGACAACATTGGTGATGAAGGATTGAAGGTTGTGGCCATGTCTTGTCCTGATCTCCAAGAGTTGAGGGTATTTCCTGATAATTCAAACGCAACTACTGTGACAGAGGAAGGGTTGGTTGCCATATCTTCAGGCTGTCGGAAGTTACAATCTGTGCTATACTTTTGCAATCGAATGACCAATGCTGCACTGATTACTATAGCAAAGAACTGCCCACAATTGACGTCCTTCAGGCTATGCATTCTCGAGCTCAGTTCAGCAGACGCTGTGACAGGACTGCCATTGGATGAAGGCTTTGGTGCAATAGTCCAGTCCTGCAAAGGCCTTAGGCGTCTCTCCATGTCCGGCCTCCTCACGGACTGCGTGTTCCTGTACATCGGAATGTACGCTGAGAAGCTGGAGATGCTGTCAGTGGCGTTCGCGGGGGGCACTGACGATGGTATGGTCTACGTGCTTAATGGCTGCAAGAACCTCAAGAAGCTGGAGATCAGGGACAGTCCCTTCGGTGACACCGCCCTCCTTGCGGGCGTGGACAGGTATGAGGCGATGCGCTCGCTGTGGATGTCCTCCTGCAACATCACCCTAGGGGCCTGCAAGACCCTTGCAGCGAGCATGCCTAGTGTCAATGTGGAGGTCATTAATGAGGCAGGAGCGAGTATCAACGAGGTGGATGAGGATGCCAGCAATGCGAAGAAGGTGGAGAAGCTGTACCTCTACCGGACGATTGCCGGACCCAGGGGTGACACACCTGGATTCGTCTCGATATTGTAA